A window of Punica granatum isolate Tunisia-2019 chromosome 8, ASM765513v2, whole genome shotgun sequence genomic DNA:
GCTCCAATGACCCCCAAGAAATTTCGAACCTAGAATCGGTAGATACATTAGCTCCTCCTCAGTCACCAACTAAATTTCTTGGGGTTTGCTGATTTCACAATATTACTTACAGCATATTATATCTTGATGATAATCTAAAGAAATACCTTACACATGATAATGCCAAGTCCCATTAATGACATATGTAAATTTGAAGCGATCATCCATTGTTGATCACTACTCTAGGCCGATTTGATTTTCGAAAATTCGAAACACTGAGGACCGATATATGCGGTTTTGAACAATAGCTTCGAAAATCTGGTCTGTGAAATTTCCATTATTCCCCGCTGTAGGCCCCGAATTTAATTTCCCCCTTTTCCTGTAAATGAGAATGCCTTCTGCCAAGCTTCCCTCTTCCCTACTTTTAGGCCGGCCGGGTCCACGCGCACCGCTGCAAGAAAGCTAGCTACCGTAACCCTAGCTAAACGGGGTTGCCAGAACATGTATGTGAGGCCTCATAATCAAGAGActagtttaattaatttctttgtaatTAATGTTTGGTCGAATTGAAACTGGTAGGCGAAATACTGAAAAGAGATTATGAAATGTATGTTCATTGCCATTGTGTATATACATAGTAGGGCCATATCTTAATTAATGCGCGGATCAAAAGACCAAAGATTGTGAGAAACACATACACGTAACGTATTATATCAATGACTACATCCAtcaatatctatatctatatctaccTGCTTGTATACGACCATGTAAATAACTAGGGAAAAGTCGAAAATGGTATTCGAAATTCTTCTGTTTAAGGTCCAAATTCTGTAAAGTGAATTTGCTTGGTAAGCTTGTTGAAATAGCAGTTTCTGAGCTTAAAGCTTTCTGAAGGAGAATTAGAATAATTAGGGTTTAGCGAGACTTCTAATTATAGTTAAGAAGCTTTTCATGGTGGAATTCATGTATAAGCATGTACAAGAAAGTGCTCATATATATGGTATAAGACGCAAGGAACTGGTTTTTTAAAGGTATCAAATAATTTTAACGAATATGGGTTGATTCAAGCGATTCAACGTTTGTTTCCTTCAAATAAAGTCTCAAGTTCGAGTCttatgaatggaaaaaatccaCGCTGatagagttttaccccttagtgagCTGACCatgctcgactggattagccGGGGCTTAATTGGACTTTCGGATATCATgattcacatcgaaaaaaaaggtATGGAATAATTTTAGACTTATTCAACAAAATATTGCAATTGATATAATGATCGACATGCCATGCATAATagcttttttaaaatatatatatataccttgtTACCTAAAAACCTAGCGAATCCCGACTAATTTAGTTCGAGCCAGATCGGGCCACTAagagggtaaaactctcctgACATAAATTTTCACTATTCACAATACTTAAactcgaaattttatttaagaaaaacaaCCGCCGAACCACTTGAAATAATCATGCTTGGTTTTAAAATCTTTATTTTACAGAAtcaatatattcatttttcctaaaatagtGGTACTTAATTCTAAATCATTGCCGTATAATGTATGGCTAGCTGAAGTTTCCAATTTCCCATTGACAACAGCTGGCCAATGGGGCAGGTACATATAAAGGTACTCACTCACTGATTATCTTCCCATAAATCTTAAATTTAGTTTAAGAAACATCAATGTTAGCTTTCTATATCGATATTTATTGCTCATTAAATGGATATATATTGCAAGAAAATGTCCTTGACTAATAAGATATATTGCCATTACTGAATGAAGATTAAATACATAAAGTTCCCTTTGTAAGATCATATAGAAACACAGacacatatatagatgattatatatatatatatattccacaTTATCctttctattaattaattaatttggaaGGTAATCACAAAGTAGTGgtgttattattatatatttgtcgAAATTCTAAATGGCCCATTTAGTTGCCGAAAAGTGCCAATATACTATTCCTCTGACTACAGCAAAGCAATTTCGATTATTTCATATACgttttcttatttaataatttcccATGACAGCTTTGGACAGAACACaagcaaacatatatatataattccttATTATGCCCAATTAAAcccaaaaataatttgttcCGTAGCCTTTCTTCAAAGCATTCCCTTTGtatttcttttccctttccctCCATTCCCACTCTCTCCCCCACCAAACCAAACATTTTCatccaaaagaaagaaaataaaaacggATCGAATCTCTTCATGTCATCACAACTACTCTTGATCTTGCTATGGGTCCAGGTAATGATCACAGTCCCCGGGCTCCTAGCAATGCCACCGCAGTCCCCGATCCTCTGCGGGCCCGCCGGCTGCAAACTCTCCAACTCGTACGGCATGTGGGGCGACCGGAAGGACTGTACCGTCTCCAACGTGGCCTATCCAACCACGGAAGAAGAGCTGAGATCGTCTGTGGCCAGCGCAGTTAGGAACAAGCTGAAGGTGAAAGTGGTCAGCAAATTCTCTCATACCATCTCGAAACTGGCGTGCCCGGCCGGAACAGACTCCGTGAACAAGTCTATCCTCATAAGCACCGAGAAGTACAATTCCGGGATCGATATCGACGTCCCGAATTTGGCTGTCACCGTGAATTCTGGGGTTCCGCTGAGGAGTCTCATTGACAAGGTGTGAGGGGACCAACtatgtgattaattaatttcatcagAATTCATGTCTATGTTATGACACTTTTTATCTACGGCTCGAGACGCAACTGCGTGTCTCGATTTTTCACGTGGTCATGACTTGCTCGCTCTAGTCATTCGTCATGCAAAGCATGTTTCACTTGTTCAATCATATTTCGTTAATATTTCAACTTGCTCCATTACGATCATGTCTATCATAAGTTAATTTTCAGAAATTACGATTCCGGTCAACTTCTTTTTCCTGGgcttaattattttcttaagaaTTGATTAACGagattttatgttaattaattaatttaataggTTGAAGAGGCGGGGCTGAGCTTGGTGGCTGCGCCGTATTGGGAGGGAGTGAGCGTGGGAGGGCTCATCTGCACCGGGGCTCACGGCAGCTCATGGTGGGGACGCGGTGGCGCTGTTCACGACCACGTGATTGGCCTCAGCCTCGTGGTCCCAGCCCCCCAATCGGACGGCTACGCAAAGATCATCAGATTAGAGGGCCAGGATCCACTCCTCGATGCTGCCCGGGTCTCCCTGGGAACCCTGGGTGTGATCTCTAAGGTATGGCTTGATTTCAAAAGACCGTAAATAAGGCATAAAAATGTATTATTACGCTCGAAAATTCTATGGTTCGGGCAAGCCTTCCGCAACCGAAAACCGTTTCTTGACACAGGATGGTCCTCGGACAGTTTTTGGAGCGAAAGGTTTCATCAGAGTTGTAGGAAATCTTTATGAGACTTTTCATATGCCTGTAATGGACTGAAGAAAAGATAATGGTCATGTTGAGATTTTAATGGTCACTGACTATGTAACTGACAACCTTGGTCACGTTCTAAGAAAATTTGCCATGCTATTATCGAGTTGAATGATGCGTCAAGACGATCTTGAAGAACCTATGGATTTTCTGGCGAATGACAGGTGAAGCTGTCACTAGAGAAAGGGTTTAAGAGAAGCATCACATACAACTTCACCGGGGACGAAGGGTTGGAGAACATGTTCATGGATCATGCCAGGAAGTACGAGTTTGCAGACATTACATGGTACCCGTCGAAGCACACCGCCGTCTATAGGTATGACTTCAGGGTGCCTCTGAACCAGTCGGGGGATGGCATCTACGACTTCCTCGGCTTCCAGTCCAATTCAGTCCTCGTCTCTAAGTCGGTGCGAGCAACCGGTAAGTACTGAAGACTTATCTTAAGCACTAATGCCCTTTCTTCGGCTCATGTTATATTTTCGAATTGAGTTTGTAGATAAAGCAGGAAGAAGTCCCGGTATGATCTTGTCTTGGCAGAACATCGTTTTACCTCTCTGCGACAACTAACAAGAACTGTGTTCTTTTGCGAATTATGCAGAGAAATCGCTGGAGAGTGCGAAGAATGTGGCTGGCAAATGCTTGCTGGCGTCCACGACCATAGCTTACAAGAAGCTGATAGCTAACGGACTGAAAAATGGCCTAATCTTCACCGGCTACCCGGTGATCGGCCTCCAGGGGAAGATGCAGACCTCTGGATCGTGCCTGTACACATCCTCTGCGAGGATTGACCAGACCTGCGCTTGGGACCCACGGATCGATGGCCTCTTCTTCTATGAAAGCACGGCGATCTTCCCGGCCCAAAAGTTCGGGGACTTCATAAGGGATGTTAAAAAGCTCAGGGACCTGAACCCGCAAAACTTTTGCGGGGTGGATATATACAACGGTCTCCTGATTAGGTTCATAAAAGGGTCTAAGGCTCCATTGGGCCAAACCGAGGACTCGGTTGTGGTGGACTTCAATTATTATCGAGCAAATGAGGCCTCGACCCCGAGGTTGAACCAGGACGTGTGGGAGGAAGTCGAGCAAATGGCATTTTTCAAGTACGGTGCAAGGCCGCATTGGGCAAAGAACAGGAAGGTCGCCTTCATTGGAGTGGCCCAGAAGTACCCGAATTTCGCAGCATTCTTGAAAGCAAAGAGCCAGTTGGACCCACAGAATGTGTTCTCAAGTGAGTGGTCCGACGAGTTCTTGCTCGGGAAGGAAGGTGAAAAGGGCGACGGGTGTGCCCTGGAAGGGCTCTGCATCTGCTCAGAGGACCGGCATTGCAGCCTAAGCAAAGGGTACCTTTGCCGGCAAGGGCTCATGTACAAGGAGGCTCGGGTTTGCAGGTTCACGCCATCATCTTTGATTAGAAACACGTGAACTTCCGCCACCAGCGATGCATAAGGGCAGCTGCTGATTGATGAGGATCACGCGGTAACTTGTGCAGGAGCCTACAACAATCGTTCTAAAGAATGTTTTCAGTCCGACATTGATCTTCCTTAAAACTTTAGATAGCAATTTTgggatcttatttgtatatctctttgtttaatatttttaagcaTATTATAAGAAGATTTATTTGCAGACAagcaacatatataaataaaaacataagaaaaataaaacaaaaaacaagACATTCCCCAAAATCTGATGTCTCGGTGTTCTTATTTGCCGACTGAATTTAACActtcaacaacaaaacaagCATCCTATGTCTGTCTTTTTAAGTTTCATCACTGTTATATTA
This region includes:
- the LOC116188184 gene encoding L-gulonolactone oxidase 3, producing the protein MSSQLLLILLWVQVMITVPGLLAMPPQSPILCGPAGCKLSNSYGMWGDRKDCTVSNVAYPTTEEELRSSVASAVRNKLKVKVVSKFSHTISKLACPAGTDSVNKSILISTEKYNSGIDIDVPNLAVTVNSGVPLRSLIDKVEEAGLSLVAAPYWEGVSVGGLICTGAHGSSWWGRGGAVHDHVIGLSLVVPAPQSDGYAKIIRLEGQDPLLDAARVSLGTLGVISKVKLSLEKGFKRSITYNFTGDEGLENMFMDHARKYEFADITWYPSKHTAVYRYDFRVPLNQSGDGIYDFLGFQSNSVLVSKSVRATEKSLESAKNVAGKCLLASTTIAYKKLIANGLKNGLIFTGYPVIGLQGKMQTSGSCLYTSSARIDQTCAWDPRIDGLFFYESTAIFPAQKFGDFIRDVKKLRDLNPQNFCGVDIYNGLLIRFIKGSKAPLGQTEDSVVVDFNYYRANEASTPRLNQDVWEEVEQMAFFKYGARPHWAKNRKVAFIGVAQKYPNFAAFLKAKSQLDPQNVFSSEWSDEFLLGKEGEKGDGCALEGLCICSEDRHCSLSKGYLCRQGLMYKEARVCRFTPSSLIRNT